The Gasterosteus aculeatus chromosome 18, fGasAcu3.hap1.1, whole genome shotgun sequence genome segment atcaaccagtctatgtgtagacctgatcctccatcaaccagtctatgtgtagacctgatcctccatgaaccagtctatgtgtagacctgatcctccatgaaccagtctatgtgtagtcctgatcctccatgaaccactctatgtgtagacctgatcctccatgaaccagtctatgtgtagacctgatcctccatgaaccagtctatgtgtagacctgatcctccatgaaccagtctatgtgtagacctgatcctccatgaaccagtctatgtgtagacctgatccttcatgaaccagtctatgtgtagacctgatcctccatgaaccagtctatgtgtagacctgatcctccatgaaccagtctatgtgtagacctgatcctccatgaaccagtctatgtgtagacctgatcctccacgaaccagtctatgtgtagacctgatcctccacgaaccagtctatgtgtagtcctgatcctccacgaaccagtctatgtgtagacctgatcctccatgaaccagtctatgtgtagacctgatcctccatgaaccagtctatgtgtagacctgatcctccatgaaccagtctatgtgtagacctgatcctccatgaaccagtctatgtgtagacctgatcctccatgaaccagtctaatcaggaacatttatcacCATAATGTGTCAGACATACGAGGAagttgacttggcggttggtgcctAACATGACAACATGACAACATGTTAAGAGAGAAACCCCAATGTAAgacaaggtcagaggtcgcctAGGTTACTACTTCccagttgttgatgttgttggaggtggtgcgttcaggtgctCGTGGGACAGTGGGAAACAACCCCCACGCTTCTCCCCTGCGGTCCCGTGGCGTTCCCAGGGTGTTTGACCCGGCTCCGCCCCCCTCACTGCTTCCTGCCCTCTGCTGCAGCTACAGAGGCTCTTATTGTGGCGGGGCCTACGCCTGTCACTAcccatcacacacaaataccagcacacgcacacacaggcgttTCAAAAATGCACATACATGCAGACAGTTACTCTGTCGCAACGTTTAGTTTCTTGTCTAAAGTTTATCTAATGTTCCTCAAAGTATCGAGCCAGCAAGCTACAAACACAAAGCACCACTTACACTCTTTCACAGCGGTTTACTGTAAATTTGCCTcttttttatgtaaatattggttcaaaaaaaaaaggtgatgaCGGAGGGAAACCAAGctggcgagtgtgtgtgtgtcattataTCTCTCCTGGTCAACAGTGACTGTGAGTGATTCTCAGCGTTgtcacagactgtgtgtgttcggcctcagagggctttacagtctgtacacatacgacatcctctgtccgaAACCTCCATCAGCACacgaaaaactccccaaacgtTTGGTTGGTTCATCCAACACTTAACTGTGTAGGATACTTTATTTATGCctctgtctttgttttatatGCACCTTTTAATAAAGAAGCTCTTATAAAACCAGGTTCTATATgtgaattaaagaaaaacatcagaCCATATAATGTCCTCTGATACTTTGCTGTTGCAGTAAAACTACCGAgcatttattttaaagcaaaCTGGAGCAATTTAAATGACGtagtatttattctgtaattctgtgatattttttatatttgaatgaatTCCTGACTGGGATCTAATAAGCATGGCCATTGTAGAGGCACACTTCACATACCTGAAAAAATGACTTTCTGTCTCTGCAAAGTGCAGGACTCCCTCCTCTGGGGGCCGCGGCCCCCAAAGGCCCCCAGAGACCACGTGGAACATAAAGCTGCATTGGTGGAAATTAGATGGACTGTTTACCTATTTTAAGGTTTAGTCATTCATAATATTGCGAATATCATCTAGATtttccgctctcttcactggtaccggtggctcatccagttctaaacatggtgctcacgtaccatgctgtgaatggatccagcttacatccaggacctggtccaacccgacatcccgacctctgacctctccgctctgcatgtgataaactgcttgttcctcctcactgagagcaaaacactggactagatctccactctttgctgtcctgctcctaaatggtggaaggaggtctctgaagacatcaggaccacagagagccttcacatcttcagactgaagacacacctcttcacactctacctccactaacacactaactaactgtagcacttacattggacttataatggttcttatctacagcaagttgtaaactggcttatttgatgaaatcacactttcttgtttcttgttcttctgagtttgtgtctttatggttaaatgttcttattgtaagtcgctttggataaaagcgtcagataaacgacatgtcattttaaatcaGTTTTCCACAGTTCTGGTCCAAATGTCAGCTacataaaacacagaaaaccgaattacaaacattaatataaatgttaacgagtgactttgtgtgttttagtgttaAAATAAATCCTTCCGTTAACAAACCCCCCTTTGGGGCTCAGTGATTCAAAATGACGTCATATTTTAATTCCATATAAATTAAGTCTATAAATACACATTATACTACTTTAATACGTTCTGGTATATTGTTATCGCTAAGAATCTGAAATGTCTATTAACGTTTTAATGTAGTTTCGATAAAGATGGAAAATATAAAGAGCTTCGACCGGAAACGGAAATAGGtggttgttttcttcttctctccagcaGGGACGCGACATAAAATGGAGCACAAGCTGATCCTGGCGGTGTCCGGCTTCCCGAGTCTCTACGACACCAACTCCCCGACCTACCGGGACCTCAACATGCGGGCCGACTCCTGGCGACACGTCTCGGACATCGTCGGTGTCCCCGGTACGTTCTTTGACCTCCTGCAGCGACGTACCGGCTGCGTGCCGTGCGTCCTCTGTCCACCGGGTGTCCATCGGGTGTCCAGCGGGTGTCCACCGGGTGTCCATCGGGTGTCCATCGGGTGTCCAGCGGGTGTCCAGCGGGTGTCAAACGGCTTCATTTTCATGGCAATTATTCACCATTTGTTTCCTGAAAAGATCCAAAGCAAAGATCAAAACAATAAGTCCGTCGCTTAATATCGTCCGACTGTCTGCAGCTTCCAGCTCCAAAGCACATTGGTTCCTACATAAGACGAAAATATTAAGAACACTTTTACAAACTATACGGTGGTTAATCTAATTTAGGCACAAAACATAAACCTATGATATATTACAGAATGTATTACTGATAAGATATTTTTCTGTAACATCCAAATCAGCAAAGTAACGAAAGCTTATCAGACCAATGCAGTAATAAAGTTCAATATTTCCCTCACAAATGTTTGTGTAGTATTTGAATATACTCCACCAACAGGGCCTTCAGCGGCCCATTAGATGGAGGCGATGTATCGCGTTTGGGTTGGATAACAGTAACTTCCTGTGCTCACCAGAGGCAGAATGCCGGAGGAAGTGGAAGACGCTGCGGGACCAGCACCGCAGGGAGAGGCAGCGGGAGAAGGACCGGCGGGAGAGCGGCATCGGCCTCTTCAACTACCGGCCCTGGAGATATTCGGCCATCTTGTCCTTTCTGAACCCGTTCATCGACGCCAGAGCCGCGGGCTGCAACGGGTGGGCTCTGGACCCTCAGCCCCCCCAGCTCCACCCCTCTGAGACGGGCTGCAGCACCACCACGGACACCCGGAGCGACGACGAAGACCACTACGGTCTGTTCTACTCAGAAGGACCCGGTTTGTGGGGAGGGGTTAACGTAATTGTAGGTTGTTTTTCTCGAAGAGAATAAAACGTGATTTCTTGAATCCGTCCCTGCAGACGTCTCCGTAGTCGACGCCACAAcaaccaccacctcctcctcctcctcctcggagttCCTCCACAGGAAGCGTCCGTCTTCTGCCAGCAGAGACGGCGCCATCGGGTTCAAGGAGGCGAAGATGGAGTCAACCTCGGGGGTCGCCTGCGTTACGACGACGCCGCACGACAACATGAGGGAGCTCTTTGAGGTGATGATGCAGTCGGTCACGTCTCTCGCCGCCTCCTTGGCCTCTTCCTCGGATCAGCCTCCTCGTCCCGACCTCCGTCACCTCCCGCCACACCGAGCCCCCCCCGTGCCGCCCTGCACCGCGTCTAGGCTCAACCACTTGAaaacagaggagcaggaggccgtAGCGGCAGAGCTTCTGGACGACCGAACCgacgccgaggaggaggaggaggaggaggcggcgtccACTAGGCCGACCCGAGCCAGGAGCTGGAGCAGCGACGGCCTGCTGCAGGAGTACGTGAGGAGGATGGAGGCCAGGGAGGCCCAGAGAGACCGGGACCTGGACCAGAGAGACCATGTAACCCTGTTCCTCCTGAGCCTGGCTCCGGCCATGAGGAGACTTCCTGCTGAGAAGCAGTCGTGGGTCAGGACCAagatgcagcagctgctgcacgaGGCCGAGTTCGGCGCTTTGAGTTTTCAGTGATCCttacatgttttacatttttatcaaTACTTGTGaactaaaaaatatattcaccttcgaaggattttttttccatttctatgATAATCTAACAGGTTTGtgcagttttttaaaataaaaaccccATTGTCAGTCATTCCTATCTTATATATGAATTATTAATGGAaagtcaaaccacttatcctgcacacggggtcgcgggggggcaggagtctgtcccagccaacttcaggcgatagacgggttcatcctggactggtcaccagcccgcagggccacacagagacgcacaaccATCCGCCCAAATGACATTAATCTTTATTTATCGGGACCGTTTTAATGATCATAAATATactaaacaaatacatatatacatggaagagggaggatgaagatgatgaacagggggaggaagaggaggagctggaagacGCCAGCCCGGAATCatccaccaacaacaagcctctGACCGCCGGAGTGGGAatgatggaggcggaggagggaacAAAGCTCACGGTTCAGGGTGAACCGGCTCCTCCGTGCACGGCACCATGGACCGGGTGCACCACTCCCACGAAGCCTACAGCAGCAACGACCCGCACGGCCCCTTCCCGGACTACCGAGCCGGCTACGGGAGCAGGG includes the following:
- the LOC120808235 gene encoding uncharacterized protein LOC120808235 isoform X1, which encodes MEHKLILAVSGFPSLYDTNSPTYRDLNMRADSWRHVSDIVGVPEAECRRKWKTLRDQHRRERQREKDRRESGIGLFNYRPWRYSAILSFLNPFIDARAAGCNGWALDPQPPQLHPSETGCSTTTDTRSDDEDHYGLFYSEGPDVSVVDATTTTTSSSSSSEFLHRKRPSSASRDGAIGFKEAKMESTSGVACVTTTPHDNMRELFEVMMQSVTSLAASLASSSDQPPRPDLRHLPPHRAPPVPPCTASRLNHLKTEEQEAVAAELLDDRTDAEEEEEEEAASTRPTRARSWSSDGLLQEYVRRMEAREAQRDRDLDQRDHVTLFLLSLAPAMRRLPAEKQSWVRTKMQQLLHEAEFGALSFQ
- the LOC120808235 gene encoding uncharacterized protein LOC120808235 isoform X2, encoding MEHKLILAVSGFPSLYDTNSPTYRDLNMRADSWRHVSDIVGVPEAECRRKWKTLRDQHRRERQREKDRRESGIGLFNYRPWRYSAILSFLNPFIDARAAGCNGWALDPQPPQLHPSETGCSTTTDTRSDDEDHYDVSVVDATTTTTSSSSSSEFLHRKRPSSASRDGAIGFKEAKMESTSGVACVTTTPHDNMRELFEVMMQSVTSLAASLASSSDQPPRPDLRHLPPHRAPPVPPCTASRLNHLKTEEQEAVAAELLDDRTDAEEEEEEEAASTRPTRARSWSSDGLLQEYVRRMEAREAQRDRDLDQRDHVTLFLLSLAPAMRRLPAEKQSWVRTKMQQLLHEAEFGALSFQ